From Oryza sativa Japonica Group chromosome 4, ASM3414082v1, one genomic window encodes:
- the LOC9266435 gene encoding trihelix transcription factor ASR3 produces the protein MSGSSADPSPSASTAGAAVSPLALLRAHGHGHGHLTATPPSGATGPAPPPPSPASGSAPRDYRKGNWTLHETLILITANRLDDDRRAGVGGAAAGGGGAGSPPTPRSAEQRWKWVENYCWKNGCLRSQNQCNDKWDNLLRDYKKVRDYESRVAAAAATGGAAAANSAPLPSYWTMERHERKDCNLPTNLAPEVYDALSEVLSRRAARRGGATIAPTPPPPPLALPLPPPPPPSPPKPLVAQQQHHHHGHHHHPPPPQPPPSSLQLPPAVVAPPPASVSAEEEMSGSSESGEEEEGSGGEPEAKRRRLSRLGSSVVRSATVVARTLVACEEKRERRHRELLQLEERRLRLEEERTEVRRQGFAGLIAAVNSLSSAIHALVSDHRSGDSSGR, from the exons atGTCGGGCTCCTCTGCCGACCCCTCGCCATCCGCCTCGACCGCGGGGGCGGCGGTCTCGCCGCTCGCGCTGCTCCGCGcgcacggccacggccacgggcACCTGACTGCTACGCCGCCGTCGGGGGCGAcggggccggcgccgccgccgccgtcgccggcgtcggggtCGGCGCCGCGGGACTACCGCAAGGGGAACTGGACGCTGCACGAGACGCTCATCCTCATCACCGCCAATCGTCTGGACGAcgaccgccgcgccggcgttgggggcgcggcggctggtggcggcggcgccgggtcgccgccgacgccgaggtcGGCGGAGCAGCGGTGGAAGTGGGTGGAGAACTACTGCTGGAAGAACGGCTGCCTCCGCAGCCAGAACCAGTGCAATGACAAGTGGGACAACCTCCTCCGCGACTACAAGAAGGTCCGCGACTACGagtcccgcgtcgccgccgccgccgccaccggcggcgcggccgccgccaactccgCCCCCCTCCCGTCGTACTGGACGATGGAGCGGCACGAGCGCAAGGACTGCAACCTCCCCACCAACCTGGCGCCGGAGGTCTACGACGCGCTCTCCGAGGTGCTCTCCCGCcgcgcggcgcgacgcggcggcgccacgaTCGCGCccaccccgccgccaccaccgctcgcgctgccgctgccgccgccgccgccgccctcgccgccgaagcctctcgtcgcgcagcagcagcaccaccatcacggccatcaccaccacccacctcctcctcagccgccgccgtcgtcgctgcagCTCCCTCCGGCGGTCGtggctccgccgccggcgtccgttTCCG CGGAGGAGGAGATGTCGGGGTCGTCGGAgtcgggggaggaggaggaggggtcggGCGGGGAGCCggaggcgaagcggcggcggctgagccGGCTGGGGTCGAGCGTGGTGAGGAGCgcgacggtggtggcgaggaCGCTGGTGGCGTGCGAGGAGAAGCGGGAGCGCCGGCACCGGGAGCTGCTGCAgctggaggagcggcggctgcgccTCGAGGAGGAGCGCACCGAGGTCCGCCGCCAGGGCTTCGCCGGCCTCATCGCCGCCGTCAACAGCCTCTCCTCCGCCATCCACGCCCTCGTCTCCGACCACCGCAGCGGCGACTCCTCCGGCCGATGA
- the LOC4337356 gene encoding plant UBX domain-containing protein 7 — protein MAGAPPTEAEKESLVTSFLEIAAGQTPETATQFLQMTSWHLEEALQLFYIDGEAALAAHPAPSPAAAAEAAAAAVAAAAEVEDAMRFAPPPAAALGDGMLQGLGEEEDVRAPLPTKRETLYGDAPMVVVRPNSTVAFRNFEEESRQSAVWDSEQNAASSSRDNLAALYRPPFALMFNGPFDKAKLEASVLDKWLLINLQSTEEFSSHMLNRDTWANEAVAQTIRSNFIFWQVYHDTSEGRKVCTYYNLVSVPAILLIDPITGQKMRGWNGMIHPDRLLEDLMPYLDKGPKEHHAAQPQKRPRKVDQETSIGKQGKTPVPVVATEDEDEELARAVAASLEESKGSDTSEEKIEPEVENEPSLSAKLNYPPLPEEPKGSRELLCRVAIRLPDGRRIQRNFLHTDPIKLLWSFCYPQVEDGDKKAFHFVQPIPRASTNLEYESDKTFKEAGLANSMINLLWD, from the exons atggccggcgctCCCCCGACGGAGGCGGAGAAGGAGTCCCTCGTCACCTCCTTCCTCGAGATCGCCGCCGGCCAGACGCCCGAGACGGCCACCCAGTTCCTCCAG ATGACGAGCTGGCATCTGGAGGAGGCGTTGCAGCTGTTCTACAtcgacggcgaggccgcccttgCGGCGCATCCGGCCCCATCGCCGGCTGCtgcggcggaagcggcggcggcggcggtggcagcagctGCTGAGGTGGAGGACGCGATGAG GTTCGCTCCGCCCCCAGCTGCTGCACTGGGTGATGGAATGCTGCAGGGACttggggaggaagaggatgtGCGGGCACCGCTGCCCACAAAGCGGGAGACTCTCTACGGCGATGCCCCCATGGTCGT CGTTCGGCCTAATTCAACAGTTGCATTTCGTAACTTTGAAGAGGAGTCAAGGCAATCTGCTGTTTGGGATTCTGAGCAGAATGCTGCATCTAGTTCTCGTGATAATCTGGCGGCATTGTATCGTCCACCATTTGCTTTGATGTTCAATGGACCCTTCGACAAG GCAAAGTTAGAGGCTTCTGTTCTGGACAAGTGGCTCTTGATCAATTTGCAATCGACTGAAGAGTTCAGCTCTCACATG CTTAATCGGGACACTTGGGCTAATGAGGCTGTGGCTCAGACAATTCGATCGAACTTTATTTTCTGGCAG GTTTACCATGACACCAGTGAGGGGAGGAAGGTATGCACCTACTACAATTTGGTCTCTGTTCCTGCCATTCTTCTGATTGACCCTATCACTGGGCAAAAAATGCGTGGGTGGAATGGAATGATTCACCCGGACCGTTTGCTGGAG GATTTGATGCCTTACCTGGACAAAGGTCCAAAGGAGCACCATGCAGCTCAACCTCAAAAACGGCCAAGAAAAGTTGATCAGGAAACTTCTATCGGCAAACAAG GTAAAACCCCTGTACCCGTAGTAGCCACAGAGGATGAAGACGAAGAACTAGCACGGGCAGTAGCGGCTTCTCTTGAGGAGAGTAAAGGCTCTGACACTAGTGAGGAAAAGATTGAACCTGAGGTAGAAAATGAGCCTAGCCTGAGTGCTAAGCTGAACTATCCTCCTCTCCCTGAAGAACCCAAAGGAAGTCGGGAGCTTTTGTGCAGAGTTGCAATTCGCCTACCTGATGGTAGGAGGATCCAGAGGAATTTCCTTCACACGGATCCTATTAAG CTCCTGTGGTCATTCTGCTATCCTCAAGTGGAGGACGGGGATAAGAAGGCTTTCCATTTCGTACAGCCCATTCCTAGGGCATCCACAAACCTGGAGTACGAGAGTGATAAAACTTTCAAAGAAGCCGGGTTGGCCAACTCGATGATCAACCTTTTGTGGGACTAA
- the LOC4337355 gene encoding probable phytol kinase 1, chloroplastic, with amino-acid sequence MAAAARPVDVVRHFPCSSSVAASSSLLLSRSKSRLASPAAAAASSMRRRLVLGVGAAAAPAVAALAASATPAALRDCAATLLITAGAYSLVRAFDGLTARRLIEQNLSRKIVHVLSGVLFMSSWPLFSNSTEARFFAAIVPLLNCIRLLTYGLRLSTDEALVKSVTREGKPEELLRGPLYYVIVLLVSVLVFWRQSPIGIVSLSMMSGGDGFADIVGRRYGSAKLPFNENKSWIGSISMFISGFLLSALMLFYFSCLGYFTVCWDLALGKLALVALAATVVECIPVNDVVDDNISVPLATMLAAYLLFGYSSCC; translated from the exons atggccgcggcggcgcggcccgtCGACGTCGTCCGCCACTTCCCGTGCTCCTCCtcggtcgccgcctcctcctccttgctgcTGTCGCGCTCCAAGTCCAGGCTCGCGtctcctgcggcggcggcggcgagctccatgCGGCGAAGGCTTGTGCTCGgcgtgggcgccgccgccgccccggccgtGGCGGCGCTCGCGGCCTCGGCGACGCCCGCGGCGCTGCGGGACTGCGCCGCCACGCTGCTCATCACCGCGGGCGCGTACTCCCTGGTGCGCGCCTTCGACGGGctcacggcgcggcggctcatcGAACAG AACCTGAGCAGAAAAATTGTGCATGTGCTCTCCGGAGTCCTGTTCATGTCTTCCTGGCCACTATTCAG TAATTCGACAGAAGCACGGTTCTTCGCGGCAATTGTCCCGTTGCTGAACTGCATAAGGCTTCTGACCTACGGGCTCCGCCTTTCCACTGATGAAGCTCTAGTAAAATCGGTGACCCGTGAAGGAAAACCAGA GGAATTGCTGAGAGGTCCTCTGTACTATGTCATTGTGCTGCTGGTCAGTGTTTTGGTCTTCTGGCGCCAGTCTCCTATTGGgattgtttcgttgtcgatgatGAGTGGTGGTGATG GCTTTGCTGACATTGTTGGGAGAAGGTATGGCTCCGCGAAGCTGCCATTCAATGAGAACAAGAGCTGGATAGGAAGCATCTCAATGTTCATTTCTGGCTTCCTTCTATCTGCACT GATGCTGTTCTACTTCTCTTGCCTTGGTTACTTCACTGTCTGCTGGGATCTGGCACTTGGTAAACTGGCTCTTGTTGCATTAGCAGCTACTGTAGTGGAGTGTATTCCTGTCAATGATGTTGTGGATGACAATATCTCCGTTCCTTTGGCCACCATGTTGGCAGCCTATCTGTTATTTGGCTACAGTTCATGTTGTTGA
- the LOC4337354 gene encoding probable arabinosyltransferase ARAD1, whose protein sequence is MAAPPPPPIRSKQSEIWKAAMARLALLAVPVALLLSLSFLLLRPASPPLPFSRQQAASGPDRRRLLRVYVAELPRALNHGLLDLYWSLPAADSRIPASSDPDHPPPRPPRAHSPYPDSPLIKQYSAEYWLLASLQPGSSSAPAVRVVADWRDADVVFVPFFATLSAEMELGWGAKGAFRRKEGNEDYRRQREVVDRVTAHPAWRRSGGRDHVFVLTDPVAMWHVRKEIAPAILLVVDFGGWYKLDSNSASSNVSHMIQHTQVSLLKDVIVPYTHLLPTMHLSENKDRPTLLYFKGAKHRHRGGLVREKLWDLMVNEPDVVMEEGYPNATGREQSIKGMRTSEFCLHPAGDTPTSCRLFDAVASLCIPVIVSDEIELPFEGMIDYTEFAIFVSVNNSMRPKWLTNYLRNVPRQQKDEFRRNMAHVQPIFEYDSIYPGRMASAAQDGAVNHIWKKIHQKLPMIQEAVTREKRKPDGTSIPLRCHCT, encoded by the exons AtggcggctcctcctcctcctcccatccgaAGCAAGCAGAGCGAGATCTGgaaggcggccatggcgcgcctcgcgctcctcgccgtccccgtcgcgctcctcctctccctctccttcctcctcctgcgccccgcctccccgccgctccccttctcGCGGCAGCAAGCGGCGTCCggccccgaccgccgccgcctcctcaggGTCTACGTTGCGGAGCTCCCCCGCGCGCTCAACCACGGCCTCCTCGACCTCTACTGgtcgctccccgccgccgactcccGCATCCCGGCCTCCTCCGACCccgaccacccgccgccgcggcctccgcgcGCGCACTCGCCGTACCCGGATAGCCCACTGATTAAGCAGTACAGCGCCGAGTACTGGCTCCTCGCCTCCCTCCAGCCGGGCTCGTCGTCCGCGCCCGCCGTCAGGGTGGTCGCGGACTGGAGGGACGCGGATGTGGTGTTCGTCCCCTTCTTCGCGACGCTGTCCGCGGAGATGGAGCTCGGGTGGGGCGCCAAGGGCGCGTTCCGCAGgaaggaggggaacgaggaCTACCGCCGCCAGCGGGAGGTCGTCGACCGCGTCACCGCCCACCCAGCgtggcggcgctccggtggccGTGACCACGTCTTCGTCTTGACAG ACCCTGTGGCGATGTGGCATGTCCGTAAAGAGATTGCTCCTGCAATTCTTTTGGTGGTTGATTTTGGCGGATGGTACAAACTTGATTCAAACTCTGCAAGCAGCAATGTTTCTCATATGATACAGCATACGCAAGTGTCATTGCTCAAAGATGTCATTGTACCTTACACTCATTTGCTCCCTACAATGCACTTATCAGAGAATAAGGACCGCCCCACTCTTCTGTACTTCAAGGGAGCCAAACACAGGCATCGG GGTGGTTTGGTACGGGAGAAACTATGGGACTTGATGGTTAATGAGCCTGATGTTGTCATGGAAGAAGGTTATCCTAATGCCACAGGACGTGAACAATCAATAAAAGGGATGCGGACATCAGAGTTTTGCTTGCACCCAGCTGGTGACACCCCAACTTCATGTCGTCTCTTTGATGCTGTTGCTAGTCTGTGCATACCTGTCATTGTCAGCGATGAGATTGAGCTGCCCTTTGAAGGGATGATAGATTACACAGAATTCGCCATTTTTGTCTCAGTCAATAATTCTATGAGACCAAAATGGCTCACAAACTACTTAAGAAATGTCCCCAGGCAGCAGAAAGATGAATTCCGAAGAAACATGGCTCACGTCCAGCCTATATTTGAGTATGATAGTATTTACCCAGGTAGGATGGCCTCTGCTGCACAAGATGGTGCTGTGAACCACATCTGGAAAAAGATTCACCAGAAGTTGCCGATGATTCAAGAAGCGGTTACCCGAGAGAAGCGAAAACCTGATGGAACATCGATCCCTCTTCGGTGCCATTGTACATGA